A genomic window from Macaca mulatta isolate MMU2019108-1 chromosome 19, T2T-MMU8v2.0, whole genome shotgun sequence includes:
- the LOC144336823 gene encoding uncharacterized protein LOC144336823, which yields MRAPEEGRVWRGKRRCPGGEITGLECQGGLSLIIKFSRETDLGFSAEAAAGVWNPGKCQVEGSCVTDPMNTWAQNCQPAFTRDTLHTSYNLLGELSMGCVTPL from the exons ATGCGGGCCCCGGAGGAAGGAAGGGTGTGGAGGGGAAAACGAAGGTGCCCTGGTGGGGAGATAACGGGGCTAGAGTGCCAAGGCGGCCTCTCTCTGATAATCAAGTTCTCCAGGGAGACAGATCTGGGCTTCTCAGCAGAGGCCGCAGCTG GAGTCTGGAATCCTGGTAAGTGCCAGGTAGAGGGTTCCTGTGTGACTGACCCCATGAACACATGGGCACAGAACTGCCAACCAGCTTTCACGAGAGACACGTTACACACCTCTTACAACTTGTTGGGGGAGTTAAGCATGGGGTGTGTGACCCCACTGTGA